One part of the Cystobacter ferrugineus genome encodes these proteins:
- a CDS encoding RHS repeat-associated core domain-containing protein, with product MLRIHDTQLSTLRKHFLAESLVRSFQSSALSSSVESATGDVLAADAKGNQARYTLDGHGFVNGVTSPLGRRWRLENNSQGKLLALTDPKGLRLGLAYDSRGLLSSASHGSHKLFDVGYDKQGLLNEVIYPDGTRRSYEYKTPELISVVVNRLGAEVEYEYGPGGLLEAIWNGNGHPTRFEYGRWSRPERVIRADGSHESYVYNSRGLVERILTGSELLAHVEYDDQDQPVAITYGDGEKISLIYAGGRLVEASAAGSTVKYVYDDKGRVLEEHQDGLVVRYAYDESGALTGLTYPSGEQVEFTQDADHRPSSIRIWTGEFYRFGYGADERTIELSGPNDLTTVIRQSQFGLPVSVVTRRSNFATARDLFSYTCEYDAEARLRSYKDSYFGSRRFTYDAEGQLLEVDAENPGQREGFAYDLAGNRVRWNEQRATFDSLNRLIQQGDTWCRYDARGNLVSLRSAEGEWIYRYNFRNLLVEACGPGGKRVSFGYDALGRRIRKRTATAEVRYVWAGETLLGEVEKSGGRTLTRDFLYIPGTYTPLAMRVDGRVYCYHTDHRGAPIRLTNEVGSVVWAAEYSAYGQASVLVDRISNPLRLPGQYHDEETGLQYNRFRYYSPLLGRYLTEDPTTYLGGLHFYSYANNDPINSADPQGLWSWSGVASAVAGVVVGIAVTAAVILTAPVSLPALAVTAAAVVLGGAAAGAVGFGLNEALNQTDFCFLCVLKAMGRGALIGAVASLPFAFLPATAGVLAFMGAGASSGALGYIGDWITNPGAEWSWSAFGWSVGLGAVTAGAGRYIAGKYTQWKQSRNAPREAPPPDVPEPVPNPSNTPHGYPPRTPQSDAAALKVDQIMRENGLTSPKKLRALGVLAHENGEVTVALSGEGKTVSNAYSVLEGKLPSNYKLAPPEVSTSHFDPATIGNRVVQGTNCAEPKLFTGALQSESPVSGMSILWRGGPPNPYPIEPGSVFMAPCPSCDANAGKIVGPLVSKLFSAGGG from the coding sequence ATGCTGAGAATCCATGACACGCAGTTGTCCACGCTGCGCAAGCACTTCCTGGCCGAGTCGCTGGTCCGGTCGTTCCAATCGTCCGCGCTGAGTTCCTCCGTGGAGTCCGCGACCGGGGATGTGCTGGCGGCGGATGCCAAGGGCAACCAGGCCCGTTACACGTTGGACGGGCATGGGTTCGTCAATGGTGTGACGAGCCCCCTGGGGCGCCGTTGGCGGCTGGAGAACAACTCCCAGGGAAAGCTGCTCGCCCTGACCGATCCCAAGGGCCTGCGCCTCGGTCTGGCCTATGACTCGCGAGGCCTGCTCTCCAGCGCATCGCATGGCTCCCACAAGCTCTTCGACGTCGGCTACGACAAGCAGGGGCTGCTCAACGAGGTCATCTACCCCGATGGGACCCGGCGCAGCTACGAGTACAAGACGCCGGAGTTGATCTCGGTCGTGGTCAACCGGCTCGGCGCCGAGGTGGAATACGAGTACGGCCCGGGGGGATTGCTCGAAGCCATCTGGAATGGGAATGGCCACCCGACACGCTTCGAGTATGGCCGGTGGAGCCGCCCTGAGCGTGTCATCCGCGCGGACGGCTCGCACGAGTCGTATGTGTACAACTCCCGTGGGCTCGTCGAGCGGATCCTCACCGGCTCCGAGCTGCTGGCCCACGTCGAATATGACGACCAGGATCAGCCCGTCGCCATTACCTACGGAGATGGAGAGAAGATCTCGCTCATCTACGCGGGGGGCAGGCTCGTCGAGGCGTCCGCCGCGGGTTCCACCGTCAAGTATGTGTACGACGACAAGGGCCGTGTCCTTGAGGAGCACCAGGATGGGCTCGTCGTCCGGTATGCCTATGACGAGTCGGGTGCACTGACGGGGCTGACGTATCCCTCTGGCGAGCAGGTCGAGTTCACCCAGGATGCGGACCATCGTCCTTCGAGCATCCGCATCTGGACGGGGGAGTTCTACCGCTTTGGATATGGCGCGGATGAGCGGACGATCGAGCTCTCCGGTCCCAATGACCTGACCACCGTCATCCGGCAATCACAGTTCGGGCTGCCCGTCTCGGTGGTGACCCGGCGCTCCAACTTCGCCACGGCTCGGGATCTCTTCTCGTATACATGCGAATATGACGCCGAAGCCCGGCTGCGGTCCTACAAGGATTCTTACTTCGGGAGCCGGCGGTTCACCTACGATGCCGAGGGGCAGCTTCTCGAGGTCGATGCAGAGAACCCCGGCCAGAGAGAGGGCTTCGCGTACGATCTCGCGGGCAACCGTGTGCGCTGGAACGAGCAACGCGCCACCTTCGATTCCCTCAACCGGCTGATCCAGCAAGGGGACACCTGGTGCCGCTACGATGCACGCGGAAACCTCGTGTCCCTGCGCTCCGCCGAGGGCGAGTGGATCTATCGATACAACTTTCGCAATTTGCTCGTGGAGGCGTGCGGTCCCGGAGGGAAGAGGGTCTCCTTCGGATACGACGCGCTCGGGCGCCGCATCAGGAAGCGCACGGCGACGGCGGAGGTCCGCTACGTCTGGGCGGGTGAGACGCTCCTCGGTGAGGTGGAGAAGTCGGGTGGCCGGACCCTCACCCGTGATTTCCTCTACATCCCGGGGACGTATACGCCACTGGCCATGCGTGTGGATGGCCGCGTCTACTGCTACCACACGGATCACCGGGGCGCTCCGATCCGCCTCACGAACGAGGTCGGCTCCGTCGTCTGGGCCGCGGAGTACAGCGCCTATGGCCAGGCGTCGGTCCTGGTGGACCGGATCTCCAACCCCCTCCGTCTTCCTGGCCAGTACCACGATGAGGAGACGGGGCTGCAGTACAACCGCTTCCGGTACTACTCGCCGCTGCTGGGACGTTACCTCACCGAGGACCCCACCACGTACCTGGGGGGGCTCCATTTCTACAGCTACGCCAACAACGATCCGATCAACTCGGCGGATCCGCAGGGGCTCTGGAGCTGGAGTGGGGTCGCCTCGGCGGTCGCGGGTGTCGTGGTCGGTATCGCCGTCACGGCCGCGGTCATCCTGACGGCACCGGTGTCATTGCCGGCCCTGGCCGTGACGGCAGCCGCGGTCGTATTGGGAGGTGCTGCTGCGGGCGCCGTGGGCTTCGGCCTGAACGAGGCGCTCAACCAGACGGACTTCTGCTTCCTCTGCGTTCTCAAGGCGATGGGCCGGGGCGCGCTGATCGGTGCCGTTGCTTCATTGCCCTTCGCCTTCCTGCCCGCGACGGCGGGCGTGTTGGCCTTCATGGGCGCGGGGGCATCGAGCGGCGCCCTCGGATACATCGGCGACTGGATCACCAATCCGGGGGCGGAGTGGAGTTGGTCGGCCTTTGGCTGGTCCGTGGGACTGGGCGCTGTCACCGCGGGAGCTGGGCGCTATATCGCGGGCAAGTACACGCAGTGGAAGCAGAGCCGGAACGCGCCTCGCGAGGCTCCGCCCCCGGATGTTCCGGAACCAGTACCCAATCCCTCGAACACGCCGCACGGTTATCCACCGCGCACACCGCAAAGCGACGCCGCGGCCCTCAAGGTTGATCAGATCATGCGGGAGAATGGTCTGACCAGCCCGAAGAAACTCCGCGCGCTGGGAGTGTTGGCTCACGAGAACGGAGAGGTCACAGTCGCGCTGTCGGGTGAAGGCAAGACGGTCAGTAATGCATACAGTGTGCTGGAGGGAAAACTGCCGTCGAACTACAAGCTTGCGCCGCCCGAGGTGTCGACTTCCCATTTCGATCCAGCGACGATAGGAAACCGGGTGGTCCAGGGAACGAATTGTGCGGAGCCGAAGCTCTTCACGGGTGCCCTGCAAAGCGAGTCTCCTGTTTCTGGCATGTCCATCCTCTGGCGAGGAGGACCTCCCAATCCATATCCGATCGAGCCGGGTAGCGTCTTCATGGCACCCTGTCCGAGCTGTGATGCCAACGCTGGTAAGATTGTCGGTCCGCTCGTGTCTAAACTTTTTTCGGCCGGAGGAGGGTAG
- a CDS encoding PAAR domain-containing protein: protein MPPAARISDMHTCPKSEPGPVPHVGGPVSAGEPTVLIGYMPAARVGDMAVCVGPPDSISQGEPTVIIGGKLAARLGDPTSHGGVVVAGCPTVLIGVPAQSKCMADASSGGAPFVTKAGA from the coding sequence ATGCCTCCAGCTGCTCGAATCAGTGACATGCATACCTGCCCGAAGTCGGAGCCGGGCCCGGTGCCACATGTGGGAGGGCCCGTGTCGGCGGGTGAGCCAACGGTGCTCATCGGCTACATGCCTGCGGCGCGAGTGGGTGACATGGCCGTGTGCGTGGGGCCTCCGGACTCCATCTCCCAGGGCGAGCCGACGGTGATCATCGGCGGCAAGCTCGCGGCGCGTTTGGGAGATCCCACCTCGCATGGCGGAGTGGTGGTCGCGGGCTGCCCGACGGTGCTCATCGGCGTTCCCGCTCAATCCAAGTGCATGGCGGATGCGTCGTCGGGGGGCGCTCCCTTCGTGACGAAGGCCGGGGCGTGA
- a CDS encoding MBL fold metallo-hydrolase produces MKLALPMFALSLTLATTVQAAAPLETEVFTAAPEGFRVTSTLITGEQDAVLVDSQFTLAEAHRLVAKILESKKTLKTILITHGHPDHYFGLEVVRAAFPQARIVAAPAVIAEIKALAPKQLAQWKPLFGANLTSEPVIPSPLAADHLELEGQRLELIGLNPGESEAATAVWIPSTRTLIAGDTAYQQVHAYLVNADAAWRAQWLKNIEQLDKRGATTVIPGHRAEKAALGPAALRETAAYIRDFEASLAAAKDVDGLKRPVLAKYSAFELPIILDFSAQAALAAKVKR; encoded by the coding sequence ATGAAACTCGCCCTTCCGATGTTTGCCCTTTCCCTCACCCTCGCGACCACGGTCCAGGCCGCCGCGCCGCTCGAGACCGAGGTCTTCACCGCGGCTCCCGAGGGCTTTCGCGTCACGTCCACCCTCATCACGGGGGAGCAGGACGCGGTGCTCGTCGACTCGCAGTTCACGCTCGCGGAGGCGCACCGGCTGGTCGCGAAGATTCTCGAGTCGAAGAAGACGTTGAAGACGATCCTGATCACCCATGGTCACCCGGACCACTACTTCGGCCTCGAGGTGGTGCGCGCGGCTTTCCCCCAGGCGCGGATCGTCGCCGCGCCCGCCGTCATCGCGGAGATCAAGGCGCTCGCGCCGAAGCAGCTCGCACAGTGGAAGCCGCTCTTCGGCGCCAACCTCACCTCCGAGCCGGTGATTCCGTCTCCGCTCGCGGCGGACCATCTGGAGTTGGAGGGTCAACGGCTCGAGCTCATCGGCCTGAATCCCGGCGAGAGCGAGGCCGCCACGGCGGTGTGGATTCCCTCCACCCGGACGCTCATCGCGGGGGATACGGCCTACCAGCAGGTCCATGCGTATCTCGTGAACGCGGACGCCGCGTGGCGGGCGCAGTGGCTCAAGAACATCGAGCAGCTCGACAAGCGTGGCGCCACCACGGTCATCCCGGGCCACCGGGCGGAGAAGGCGGCCCTGGGCCCCGCGGCCCTGCGCGAGACGGCGGCCTACATCCGCGACTTCGAGGCCTCGCTCGCGGCGGCCAAGGACGTGGACGGCCTCAAGCGCCCCGTGCTCGCGAAGTACAGCGCGTTCGAGCTCCCCATCATCCTCGACTTCAGCGCGCAGGCGGCGCTCGCGGCGAAGGTGAAGCGCTGA
- a CDS encoding LysR family transcriptional regulator — protein MDAFSEIAVFTRVVDLGGFTRAAEKLRLTPSGVSRIVSRLEARLGVRLINRTTRSLSLTDEGAAYYERCTRIIAELEDANATLARASVTPRGRLRVDAPVPIADFVLGAALPRFLDRYPEVSIDLTVRDQLIDPTTEGVDVVIRLAAARDSELISRNLARARSILVASPAYLAAHGRPRTLASLREHTCVAYLSSTGPLPWRLKGNSGEMNYVVNAKLVAGSGNVLTRAVVAGLGIAQTFEYHVAAELARGELEILLEEHEPEPRIVHALFARQKSAVPKVRVFIDFLAELFASTTAGLAGRKRR, from the coding sequence ATGGATGCCTTCTCGGAGATCGCGGTCTTCACGCGGGTGGTGGACCTGGGTGGCTTCACGCGGGCGGCGGAGAAGCTGAGGCTCACGCCGTCGGGGGTGAGCCGCATCGTGTCGCGGTTGGAGGCGCGGCTGGGGGTGCGGCTCATCAACCGGACCACCCGCAGCCTCAGCCTCACGGACGAAGGGGCCGCGTACTACGAGCGTTGTACGCGCATCATCGCGGAGCTCGAGGACGCGAATGCCACCCTGGCGCGGGCCAGCGTCACCCCGCGTGGGCGGCTGCGCGTGGACGCTCCGGTGCCGATCGCGGACTTCGTCCTCGGGGCGGCACTCCCGCGCTTCCTCGATCGCTACCCGGAGGTGTCGATCGACTTGACGGTCCGGGACCAGCTCATCGACCCGACCACCGAGGGCGTGGACGTGGTCATCCGCCTCGCGGCGGCGCGTGATTCCGAGCTCATCTCCCGCAACCTCGCTCGCGCGCGCTCCATCCTGGTGGCTTCTCCCGCCTATCTCGCCGCGCATGGGCGTCCCCGCACGCTCGCCTCGCTGCGCGAGCACACATGCGTCGCGTACCTGTCGAGCACGGGCCCCCTGCCCTGGCGTCTCAAGGGAAACTCGGGGGAAATGAACTACGTGGTCAACGCCAAGCTCGTCGCGGGCTCGGGCAACGTGCTCACCCGGGCCGTGGTCGCCGGGCTGGGTATCGCCCAGACCTTCGAGTACCACGTGGCCGCGGAGCTCGCCCGCGGCGAGCTCGAGATCCTCCTCGAGGAGCATGAGCCCGAGCCGCGCATCGTTCACGCCCTCTTCGCGCGGCAGAAGTCCGCCGTTCCCAAGGTCCGGGTCTTCATCGACTTCCTGGCGGAGCTGTTCGCGTCCACGACGGCGGGCCTGGCCGGCCGGAAGCGACGCTGA
- a CDS encoding NADPH-dependent F420 reductase, whose translation MATKIGIIGKGNVGSALQRGLTRAGHEVRAVGKEPGAARQTAAWAEVIFLAVPFGSLDDTLRELGEAVQGKVLVDTTNALTPDMRLALGFTTSGAEELQKKAPRSKVVKAFNTVFAQLMDKGQVKGERLSLLIAGDDAAARERVLGFGRELGFDPIDAGPLQNARWLETLGYLNIQLGYVQKLGPDIGFRVVR comes from the coding sequence ATGGCGACGAAGATTGGAATCATCGGCAAGGGGAACGTGGGGAGCGCGCTGCAGCGGGGGCTGACGCGTGCCGGGCACGAGGTGCGTGCGGTGGGCAAGGAGCCCGGGGCCGCGCGCCAGACGGCGGCATGGGCGGAGGTGATCTTCCTCGCGGTGCCCTTTGGCTCCCTGGACGACACGCTCCGAGAGCTTGGCGAAGCGGTGCAGGGCAAGGTGCTCGTGGACACGACGAATGCCCTCACCCCCGACATGCGGCTCGCGCTCGGCTTCACCACCAGTGGCGCGGAGGAGTTGCAGAAGAAGGCCCCGCGGTCGAAGGTGGTGAAGGCCTTCAACACCGTTTTCGCGCAGCTCATGGACAAGGGGCAGGTCAAGGGCGAGCGGCTCAGTCTCCTCATCGCGGGGGATGACGCGGCCGCCAGGGAGCGTGTCCTCGGCTTCGGGCGGGAGCTGGGCTTCGACCCCATCGACGCCGGGCCCCTGCAGAACGCCCGGTGGCTGGAGACGCTGGGCTACCTCAACATCCAGCTCGGCTATGTGCAGAAGCTCGGGCCGGACATCGGCTTCCGGGTCGTGCGCTGA
- a CDS encoding cytochrome P450 yields MKIVKSPAFGPHPAIRKLETLEVQLLARS; encoded by the coding sequence ATGAAGATCGTCAAGTCGCCCGCGTTCGGTCCCCATCCGGCCATCCGCAAGCTGGAGACGCTCGAGGTGCAGTTGCTCGCCCGCTCCTGA
- a CDS encoding DoxX family protein: MSLSALKSRILATKAPAATLLIRLMVGGVFFSEGLQKYLFPAEVGAGRFAKIGLPAPEFLGPFVGGVEIVCGTLVLLGLVTRLASIPLLVVMGVALTTTKVPILLASGFWKMAHESRTDVSMLLGALFLLWVGAGPWSLDARLGRRNGAPRV; encoded by the coding sequence ATGAGTCTCTCCGCCCTGAAGTCACGCATCCTCGCCACAAAGGCCCCCGCCGCCACGCTCCTCATCCGCCTCATGGTCGGCGGCGTCTTCTTCTCGGAGGGACTCCAGAAGTACCTCTTCCCCGCCGAGGTGGGAGCCGGCAGGTTCGCGAAGATCGGCCTCCCGGCTCCCGAGTTCCTGGGACCCTTCGTCGGTGGGGTGGAGATCGTGTGCGGCACCCTGGTGCTCCTGGGGCTGGTGACGCGCCTGGCCAGCATTCCACTCCTCGTCGTCATGGGGGTGGCGCTGACCACCACCAAGGTGCCCATCCTGCTGGCGAGCGGCTTCTGGAAGATGGCGCACGAGTCGCGCACGGACGTGTCCATGCTGCTCGGCGCCCTCTTCCTGCTGTGGGTGGGCGCGGGCCCCTGGTCACTGGATGCGCGGCTGGGGAGGCGGAATGGAGCCCCGCGTGTCTGA
- the chrA gene encoding chromate efflux transporter: MEPRVSDVGQAEASGAPPPRAHALKEVALLFLRLGFTAFGGPAAHVALMEDEVVRRRRWLSRDEFLDLLGATNLIPGPNSTELAIHLGHRRGGWAGLLVAGVCFILPAMLLTLGAAWAYVRWGTLPSMGGVLYGVKPVIIAVVLQALWGLGRSAVKTRVLAAVALASVLANGLGLHELLVLLGAGAFMVLWQGSRRAAARRETPKGLGGRMVGGPLLPLGLAAGATSAVPFSLGGLFLFFVKVGSVLYGSGYVLLAFLRTDLVERWGWLGEAQLLDAVAVGQVTPGPVFTTATFIGYVLGGVPGAVVATVGIFLPAFFFVAVSGPLVPRLRRSWVAGAVLDGVNVASLALMAHVTCQLGRAALVDAVTVGLALVSALLLLRYRINSVWLIAGGAAVGLLRLSW; this comes from the coding sequence ATGGAGCCCCGCGTGTCTGATGTCGGGCAGGCAGAAGCGAGCGGAGCACCTCCACCCCGCGCGCACGCGTTGAAGGAAGTGGCGCTGCTCTTCCTGCGGCTTGGCTTCACCGCCTTCGGCGGACCGGCGGCCCATGTCGCCCTGATGGAAGACGAGGTGGTGCGCCGCCGCCGCTGGCTCAGCCGCGACGAGTTCCTCGATCTGCTGGGCGCGACGAATCTCATCCCGGGGCCGAACTCGACGGAGCTGGCCATCCACCTGGGCCATCGGCGGGGCGGATGGGCGGGCCTGCTGGTGGCGGGCGTCTGCTTCATCCTCCCCGCGATGCTCCTTACCCTCGGGGCTGCCTGGGCCTATGTCCGCTGGGGCACCCTGCCCTCCATGGGAGGCGTGCTGTACGGGGTGAAGCCCGTCATCATCGCGGTGGTGCTCCAGGCCCTCTGGGGCCTCGGCCGGAGCGCGGTGAAGACCCGCGTGCTCGCCGCGGTCGCCCTGGCCTCCGTGCTCGCCAATGGCCTGGGCCTGCACGAGCTGCTCGTCCTGTTGGGCGCCGGGGCCTTCATGGTGCTCTGGCAGGGAAGCCGGCGCGCGGCGGCCCGGCGCGAAACGCCGAAGGGTCTTGGCGGAAGGATGGTGGGAGGACCCCTGTTGCCGCTGGGCCTCGCGGCCGGGGCCACGAGCGCCGTGCCCTTCAGCCTGGGAGGCCTGTTCCTCTTCTTCGTCAAGGTGGGCTCCGTGCTCTACGGCAGCGGCTATGTGTTGCTGGCCTTCCTGCGCACGGACCTGGTGGAGCGCTGGGGTTGGCTGGGCGAGGCGCAGTTGCTGGACGCGGTGGCTGTGGGACAGGTGACGCCCGGCCCCGTCTTCACCACGGCCACATTCATCGGCTACGTGCTCGGGGGCGTACCGGGTGCGGTGGTCGCGACCGTGGGCATCTTCCTGCCGGCCTTCTTCTTCGTCGCGGTGAGCGGGCCGCTGGTTCCGCGCCTGCGCCGCTCGTGGGTGGCCGGTGCCGTGCTCGACGGTGTCAACGTGGCCTCGCTCGCGCTGATGGCCCACGTCACCTGTCAGTTGGGCCGGGCCGCCCTGGTGGACGCCGTGACGGTGGGGCTCGCGCTCGTCAGCGCCCTGCTCCTGCTGCGCTATCGCATCAACTCCGTCTGGCTCATCGCCGGCGGCGCGGCCGTGGGGTTGCTGCGTCTCTCCTGGTGA
- a CDS encoding alpha/beta fold hydrolase: MSNTSPERKLAAIHDIELSYEVRGRGEPLLLLHGFTGAGSDWRYVFDLDALAREFQLILPDLRGHGGSTNPSGALTIRQCALDVLALLDHLGLERTLAIGYSLGGNTLLHLATRSPQRVKRMVLVAATPYYPAQARKLMAAMTEETRSPAEWAEMRARHVHGDAQIRDLWRIGRGFADSYDDMNFTPPLLSTIAAPTLLVNGDQDPLYPPTLSLELFQAIPDARLWIIPNGGHGPIFGEHREAFARTALDFVRGSQATARP, encoded by the coding sequence TTGAGCAACACCTCACCCGAGCGGAAGTTGGCGGCGATTCATGACATCGAATTGTCCTACGAGGTTCGCGGACGCGGAGAGCCCCTGCTCCTGCTCCATGGCTTCACGGGAGCTGGCTCCGACTGGCGGTATGTCTTCGACCTCGACGCGCTCGCGCGGGAATTCCAGCTCATCCTCCCCGACCTGCGCGGCCACGGCGGGTCCACCAATCCCTCCGGGGCACTGACGATCCGGCAGTGCGCCCTCGACGTCCTGGCGCTGCTCGATCACCTGGGCCTCGAGCGGACCCTGGCCATCGGGTACAGCCTCGGGGGCAACACCCTGCTGCACCTGGCCACGCGGAGTCCCCAGCGCGTGAAGCGGATGGTCCTCGTCGCGGCCACGCCGTACTACCCCGCCCAGGCGCGCAAGCTGATGGCGGCGATGACCGAGGAGACCCGCTCCCCCGCCGAGTGGGCGGAGATGCGAGCCCGCCACGTCCACGGCGACGCGCAGATTCGCGACCTGTGGCGGATCGGCCGCGGCTTCGCCGACAGCTACGACGACATGAACTTCACCCCTCCCCTGCTCTCCACCATCGCGGCGCCGACCCTCCTCGTGAATGGGGATCAGGATCCGCTCTACCCGCCCACCCTGTCGCTCGAGCTGTTCCAGGCCATCCCCGACGCACGGCTGTGGATCATCCCCAACGGGGGACATGGCCCCATCTTCGGAGAACACCGCGAGGCGTTCGCGCGCACGGCACTGGACTTCGTGCGCGGGAGTCAGGCCACGGCCCGGCCATGA
- a CDS encoding glycosyltransferase, translating to MTTPNGKLWPREYLRHFDYKPSSRIVMLTWGSRGDVQPFVSLGAELVRRGHRVLIAARAPFRSFVEEHGLDFFEMEEDGTDTLMNSLAGSSGGADGMKLFVTWQRRMVPSQLRQFWKASEGADVLINNAAFTRPALHVAERRGVPIFQAFFDPGFIPTRRYRVSDNRIREGNALRNVATTRLKNLVGGLFTWALENTWRRKHHLPLELLGEQHRPGLLFRLPVLLAWSPELLERPDDWPEWFVQTGRWRPPGKQQEPGERLKAFMAAGAPPIYIGFGSWGVHDKTAVTDLLLEALRVTGHRGILHRNTVDARGTFPADVYVDDNLPHDWLFPQVKAVVHHGGAGTVGAVATAGVPSVIVPAFFGQEVWGDIVHRKGVGTMLSRRELRVDTLAAALREVTQPHVLERARVLGTRASKEGAEVLAADEIERRLKQARP from the coding sequence ATGACGACTCCGAATGGGAAGCTCTGGCCCCGGGAGTACCTGCGCCACTTCGACTACAAGCCGTCCTCGCGCATCGTCATGCTCACGTGGGGCTCGCGGGGGGACGTGCAACCCTTCGTCTCGCTGGGAGCGGAACTCGTCCGCCGCGGCCACCGGGTCCTGATCGCGGCCCGAGCGCCCTTCCGCTCGTTCGTCGAGGAGCATGGGCTCGACTTCTTCGAGATGGAGGAAGACGGCACCGACACGCTGATGAACTCCCTGGCGGGCAGCAGCGGGGGCGCGGATGGGATGAAGCTCTTCGTGACGTGGCAGCGGCGCATGGTGCCGTCACAGCTCCGGCAATTCTGGAAGGCGTCCGAGGGGGCCGATGTGCTCATCAACAACGCCGCCTTCACGAGGCCCGCGCTCCACGTCGCCGAGCGGCGCGGCGTGCCCATCTTCCAGGCCTTCTTCGATCCAGGCTTCATTCCGACGCGGCGCTACCGCGTCTCCGACAACCGCATCCGCGAGGGAAACGCGCTGCGCAACGTCGCCACGACGCGCCTGAAGAACCTCGTCGGCGGGCTGTTCACCTGGGCTCTGGAGAACACGTGGCGCAGGAAACACCACCTGCCCCTGGAGCTGCTCGGCGAGCAGCACCGCCCCGGGCTCCTCTTCCGCTTGCCGGTGCTGCTGGCGTGGAGCCCGGAGTTGCTGGAGCGGCCCGATGACTGGCCGGAGTGGTTCGTGCAGACCGGGCGCTGGCGTCCCCCGGGGAAGCAGCAGGAGCCCGGAGAGCGGTTGAAGGCGTTCATGGCCGCTGGAGCGCCCCCCATCTACATCGGGTTCGGGAGCTGGGGCGTGCACGACAAGACGGCCGTGACGGACCTGCTGCTCGAGGCCCTGCGCGTCACGGGCCATCGGGGCATCCTGCACCGCAACACCGTGGACGCGCGCGGCACGTTCCCGGCGGACGTGTACGTGGACGACAACCTGCCGCACGACTGGCTCTTTCCCCAGGTGAAGGCGGTGGTGCACCACGGAGGCGCGGGGACGGTGGGGGCCGTGGCCACGGCGGGAGTCCCCTCGGTGATCGTCCCAGCCTTCTTCGGACAGGAGGTGTGGGGGGACATCGTGCACCGCAAGGGCGTCGGGACGATGCTGTCGCGGCGCGAGCTGCGCGTGGACACCCTGGCCGCGGCGCTCCGGGAGGTGACCCAGCCGCACGTGCTCGAGCGGGCCCGGGTGCTGGGGACGCGCGCGAGCAAGGAGGGAGCCGAGGTGCTCGCCGCGGACGAGATCGAGCGGCGCCTGAAGCAGGCCCGGCCCTGA
- a CDS encoding metal-dependent hydrolase, giving the protein MASFGHIAVGLALGRLGGRAASPRKQAALMVALAALAMLPDADVVAFKLGIPYAAEWGHRGASHSLVLAVLVSLVVAVGTRVARGPAGEAGLLAFVAVGSHGLLDAMTTGGLGAALLWPFTTARYFLPLRPIPVAPIGAGMISARGVYVVVVELLLFLPFWGYALWPRRQTVSTAEELRPRGCPGSSRSR; this is encoded by the coding sequence ATGGCGAGCTTCGGACACATCGCGGTGGGACTGGCGCTCGGGCGCCTGGGCGGGAGGGCGGCATCACCCCGGAAGCAGGCGGCCCTGATGGTGGCACTGGCCGCGCTGGCCATGCTGCCGGACGCGGACGTCGTCGCCTTCAAGCTGGGCATTCCCTACGCGGCCGAGTGGGGACATCGCGGCGCCTCGCACTCGCTCGTGCTCGCGGTGCTGGTGTCGCTCGTGGTGGCGGTGGGGACGCGGGTGGCGCGAGGGCCCGCGGGTGAGGCGGGGCTGCTCGCCTTCGTGGCCGTGGGCAGCCATGGCCTGCTGGACGCGATGACCACGGGTGGACTGGGTGCGGCGCTCCTGTGGCCCTTCACCACCGCCCGCTACTTCCTCCCCCTGCGGCCCATCCCCGTGGCGCCCATCGGCGCGGGCATGATCTCCGCGCGCGGCGTGTACGTGGTGGTGGTGGAGCTGCTGCTCTTCCTCCCCTTCTGGGGCTATGCCCTCTGGCCGCGCCGCCAGACAGTCTCCACAGCGGAGGAACTCAGGCCGCGAGGTTGCCCTGGCTCGTCGCGGTCTCGATGA